The genomic region CTACTTTATCCATAGCTTCAGCGATGAGCTCGCCAATCTCTTTATCGTAGTTTGCAGAAATTGTTGCAACCTGAGCAATCTGCTCCTTTGTCTCAACAGGCTTTGATATTGCCTTAAGCTCTTCTACAATCTTCTCAACAGCAGCGTCAACACCTCTTTTAAGCTCAATGGCATTATCGCCGGCAGTTACAAACTTGAGACCGTCGTTAAAGATAGCCTGAGCAAGAACAGTAGCTGTTGTCGTTCCGTCACCGGCCTTGTCAGCTGTCTTTTGAGCAACCTCTTTAACAAGCTGAGCACCAATGTTCTCAATTGGATCCACAAGCTCAATCTCTTTTGCAACAGTAACACCGTCTTTTGTAACAAGTGGTGAACCGAACTTCCTTTCAATAACAACGTTTCTACCACCAGGACCCATTGTTGCCTTTACAGCGTTGGCAAGCTTATCAACACCTATCTTAACTTTCTGCCTTGCTTCATCAGCAAATCTAATATCTTTTCCTGCCATGGTTCTCACCTCCTCCTTGAATTTTTTTACTCAACGATGGCAAGGATGTCTTCTTCTCTGATGATGAGATACTTTTCACCATCAAGCTCAACTTCGTTCCCTGCATACTTGCTGTAGAGAACCCTGTCACCGGCTTTAACCTTGAGAGGTCTTACCTCACCGTTGTCAAGAAGTTTCCCTTCACCAACGGCAACAACTTCTCCAATTTGAGACTCTTCCTTAGCGGTATCTGGAAGGATAATTCCACCAGCGGTCTTCTGCTCCATCTCAACTTTCTTTACAACCACCCTATCGTAGAGAGGCTTTAACTTCATCGTCACACCCTCCTTTTTCTGGATTTTTAGCACTCACCTAAGGTGAGTGCTAATCAGGTTCGGTATATAATTTAGACGGAAGGTGTAAAGTGTCAAGAGAATCACCCGATAAAAAACAAAAATAAAGGAAGGTTTTCAGGGAGTTTGATAACAATGAATAAAACCGTTTACATGTCCGTAAGCAGTATCGATATCACAAACGATTTTTATTCCGTGAACGTGGAAAGTGCAGTTAGAATTGGCAATTTTAATGTAAGAGTTTGCCGCAGAAGAATTTGAAGCATTACTAAAATCAATTACCAGAGTACAGGTATCACTGGAATCATAAACTCTACATACCTTTGTAAGTGTTCCGTTATTGGCAAACTGAGCCATAAGCTCTCCGGCACAGGTAATCAAGTCTGACTGCACTCTTGAAACAACAGCTTTTTCTTTATAATTAACAAATGTTTGAACAGCCACCAGTGAAAGTATAGAAATAATGGAAATAACAATAAGAAGTTCTATTAATGAAAAAGCCCCCCTTTTGTTCATCCAATTCTCCCCTGCATAATTATATACACATAAATTAAATAAAACCGCGCCCGGGCAATCCGGACGCGCAGATATCAAATTTGACAGGAAAATTTATTATTGTGGCGTGCAAGTAATGGTATTTGTATTACTGTCAACGGAACAAGAAACATTATGACCTTTCACTTTAAAAGTTGTTGGACTAATACCTGTAAGTGTACCGGTAGAATTTAATGTAATAGTAGCGTTTGTATTGTTATCATCTTTCACTGGGCAGATATAAGTTGTATTGCCCGTATCGGCAAACTGAGCCAAGGCTGCAGTAACGCAGGAAGCCAGCGTTGATTGAACATTTGCCGCAGCCGCCTTTCTTACATAGTTGGTGTACTGCGGAATAGCAATCGCGGCAAGGATTGCAATAATTGCCACGACGATGAGAAGTTCTACCAGCGTAAACGCCTTTCTCATGATGTACCTCCTTTTCTATAAAAGTTTTTTTGTAGGCTTTTTTAAAACCTCACTAACTTGTATTAGCATTTACCGTGCCAGGTTTATGGTTTTAATGGTAAAAACTAAAGATACATGCCGTGCACCATAAAATCAGTCTTAATTGCAATTTACAGCTGCAGACAAAAATCCCCATAAAGCAGGTGACAAAATTTGTCACTTATCCGGCTGAATCAAAATTCAGGTGACAATAATTGTCACCTCAAAAGATGGTATCATTTGTTAACTCAGGCTCAGGAGAGAAGCAGTGAAAGGAATAACCAAAAAGTTCAGAGGAAAGAAAATACTGGTTATCGGCGATCTGATGATAGACGAGTACATTTCTGGAAAGGTTGAAAGGATTTCACCGGAAGCACCCGTTCCGGTTGTGGAGGCAAAAGAGACAACGGCAAAACCGGGAGGTGCGGCAAACGTTGCGGTAAACTTAAAAACGCTGGGAGCAAAGCCTATCGTTCTTGGCGTGGTTGGAAACGATGAAAAGGGAAAGATGTTAGAGCAGATGCTGAAAAAAAGAGGAATTGACACTTCCCTTCTGATAAAGGATGAAACGAGGCCGACAACCGTAAAAACAAGAATCATAGCCGGCGCTCAGCAGCTTCTTAGAGTTGATTGGGAATCAAAAGAGTATTTAAACAGGGAGATTGTCCTTAAAATAATAGAAGAGTTCAGGGAAGATTTCAGGAACTTTGACGGAATAATTATTTCAGATTACGGAAAAGGGGTTATTACAGAAGAGCTTTTTAAAGCTGCAGCAGAAGTAAAAAAAAGCGGCAAAATTGTAACCCTTGACCCTAAAGAGAGAAATTTTCATCTCTACCACGATGTAACAGCTATGACGCCAAACATGAAAGAGACATACCAGGCTGTCGGCATATACCCTGAAACGGAAGAAACTGCAGAAAAAGCCGGAAAAAAACTGATTGAAAAGTTTAAGCTTGATTTTGCACTGATAACAAGAAGCGAAAAAGGCATGAGCCTGATAAAGAGAGACAAAAGCTACCACATACCGGCAAAAGCCAAGCAGGTTTATGATGTTACAGGAGCCGGAGATACGGTTATAGCGGTTTTCACTCTATCTTTAGTTGCCGGCGCATCACCGGAAAAAGCCGCGGAAATTGCAAACATTGCAGGCGGAATTGTTGTAGGAAAGTTAGGGACAGCCTTTGTTAAACCTGAAGAAATTGAAAAAGCAATAGAGGAAGGGGCGTAACCCCCTCCTTTTTAAAGCCTTTTAAAGCAGAGCCACCAGTCAAAGCACTCAATTTCACCTTTTGAAGCGGCTTCAAGTCTCTGCCTGGCAGTTTCAACATCTGTAGCAGGCGGAATAATCACCTTATCACCAATAAGCTCATTCTCAGGCCAGTTAGCAGGAAGGGCAACACCGTTTTTATCGGACACCTGAAGACCTTTAACTGCCCTTAAAATCTCATCAATATTTCTGCCTAACTCCTGAGGATAGTAAAGAATCAATCTTACAACTCCTTCAGGGTCAACCACAAAAACCGCCCTAACCGTATTTGTACCTTTTCCCGGATGAATAAGACCAAGTACATCGGCAACTGCACCTGTATCGGCAATTATCGGAAACTCGATTTCAACGCCCAGTTTATCCTTTATCCACTCTTCCCACTTAATGTGCGAAAAAA from Desulfurobacterium sp. TC5-1 harbors:
- the groES gene encoding co-chaperone GroES is translated as MKLKPLYDRVVVKKVEMEQKTAGGIILPDTAKEESQIGEVVAVGEGKLLDNGEVRPLKVKAGDRVLYSKYAGNEVELDGEKYLIIREEDILAIVE
- a CDS encoding prepilin-type N-terminal cleavage/methylation domain-containing protein yields the protein MNKRGAFSLIELLIVISIISILSLVAVQTFVNYKEKAVVSRVQSDLITCAGELMAQFANNGTLTKVCRVYDSSDTCTLVIDFSNASNSSAANSYIKIANSNCTFHVHGIKIVCDIDTAYGHVNGFIHCYQTP
- a CDS encoding prepilin-type N-terminal cleavage/methylation domain-containing protein, coding for MRKAFTLVELLIVVAIIAILAAIAIPQYTNYVRKAAAANVQSTLASCVTAALAQFADTGNTTYICPVKDDNNTNATITLNSTGTLTGISPTTFKVKGHNVSCSVDSNTNTITCTPQ
- the rfaE1 gene encoding D-glycero-beta-D-manno-heptose-7-phosphate kinase encodes the protein MKGITKKFRGKKILVIGDLMIDEYISGKVERISPEAPVPVVEAKETTAKPGGAANVAVNLKTLGAKPIVLGVVGNDEKGKMLEQMLKKRGIDTSLLIKDETRPTTVKTRIIAGAQQLLRVDWESKEYLNREIVLKIIEEFREDFRNFDGIIISDYGKGVITEELFKAAAEVKKSGKIVTLDPKERNFHLYHDVTAMTPNMKETYQAVGIYPETEETAEKAGKKLIEKFKLDFALITRSEKGMSLIKRDKSYHIPAKAKQVYDVTGAGDTVIAVFTLSLVAGASPEKAAEIANIAGGIVVGKLGTAFVKPEEIEKAIEEGA
- a CDS encoding peroxiredoxin, with amino-acid sequence MEERKGIPLLGEKFPEIEVQTTHGKIRLPEAFKGKWFVLFSHPADFTPVCTTEFVAFQKRYDKFRELNCELIGLSVDQVFSHIKWEEWIKDKLGVEIEFPIIADTGAVADVLGLIHPGKGTNTVRAVFVVDPEGVVRLILYYPQELGRNIDEILRAVKGLQVSDKNGVALPANWPENELIGDKVIIPPATDVETARQRLEAASKGEIECFDWWLCFKRL